The following proteins come from a genomic window of Candidatus Binatia bacterium:
- a CDS encoding Maf family protein: MTARLILASASPRRHALLAELGIAFDVVPSDVPETILPGEAPADFAVRLAREKALAVARTFPAAHVLGADTVVIVGQTVLGKPVDRDDAWRMLTTLSARTHRVWTAVALVAPSGELDEIGVETAVEFRALEPSEIEAYLDTGESFDKAGAYGVQGGGAGFVVRLDGSYSNVMGLPVEEVAAMLRRRLPVGSAPSVART, from the coding sequence ATGACCGCCCGCTTGATTCTCGCCTCCGCTTCGCCCCGGCGCCACGCCCTGCTGGCAGAGCTGGGGATTGCCTTTGACGTGGTTCCGAGCGACGTGCCCGAAACGATCCTCCCCGGTGAGGCGCCGGCAGACTTCGCCGTCCGCCTGGCCCGCGAGAAAGCGCTGGCGGTGGCCCGGACGTTTCCGGCGGCGCACGTGCTCGGCGCCGACACGGTGGTCATTGTCGGACAGACGGTCCTCGGCAAGCCGGTCGACCGCGACGACGCGTGGCGGATGTTGACCACCCTCTCGGCACGCACACACCGGGTTTGGACGGCGGTTGCGTTGGTCGCTCCGAGCGGTGAACTGGACGAGATCGGCGTCGAGACGGCGGTCGAGTTCAGAGCCCTGGAGCCTTCTGAAATCGAGGCCTACCTCGACACCGGAGAGTCCTTCGACAAGGCGGGGGCCTACGGGGTGCAAGGGGGCGGAGCCGGTTTCGTGGTTCGGTTGGACGGCTCCTACAGCAACGTCATGGGACTGCCCGTCGAAGAGGTGGCCGCCATGCTCCGCCGCCGCTTGCCGGTCGGGTCGGCGCCGTCCGTGGCCCGAACATGA
- a CDS encoding YggS family pyridoxal phosphate-dependent enzyme, whose translation MIDVAGNWQSVRDRVEAATRRAGRPPGAVTIVAVGKTQSAAAVAAAIDAGATDVGENYVQEAAAKMPLVGRPARWHLIGHLQRNKSARAVDLFDVIHTLDSVALGRTLAALATARQRVIRVLVEINLGAEASKSGVAPAALPALLRAFATVPVLVIDGLMAIPPPQRSAEAMRPFFRALRELRDAIAVDAAPNAPLRELSMGMSDDFEVAIEEGATLVRIGRAIFGERS comes from the coding sequence ATGATCGACGTTGCCGGCAACTGGCAGAGCGTCCGCGACCGGGTGGAAGCGGCCACGCGGCGGGCCGGACGGCCGCCCGGCGCGGTCACGATCGTGGCCGTCGGCAAGACTCAGTCGGCGGCCGCCGTGGCCGCGGCGATCGACGCGGGCGCCACCGACGTCGGCGAGAACTACGTGCAGGAGGCGGCCGCCAAGATGCCACTGGTCGGTCGGCCGGCCCGCTGGCATCTCATCGGTCACTTGCAGCGGAACAAGAGTGCCCGCGCGGTCGATCTGTTCGACGTCATACACACGCTCGACAGCGTCGCCCTCGGTCGCACCCTCGCGGCACTGGCCACGGCGCGACAGCGGGTGATCCGGGTGCTTGTCGAGATCAATCTCGGTGCGGAGGCGAGCAAGAGCGGCGTGGCGCCGGCGGCTCTGCCGGCGTTGTTGCGTGCGTTCGCGACCGTGCCGGTATTAGTGATAGATGGACTCATGGCGATCCCGCCGCCCCAACGAAGTGCCGAGGCGATGCGACCGTTCTTCCGGGCGCTGCGCGAGTTGCGCGACGCGATCGCGGTGGACGCCGCTCCCAATGCCCCGCTGCGGGAGCTGTCGATGGGTATGTCCGACGATTTCGAGGTCGCAATCGAGGAGGGCGCAACCCTGGTGCGGATCGGCCGCGCGATTTTCGGAGAGCGCTCATGA